Proteins encoded in a region of the Paenibacillus sp. E222 genome:
- a CDS encoding HAMP domain-containing sensor histidine kinase, whose product MKRPWKAREKRLLQTSLTLDFLLFNFFLLLLVAIVYIIINLDVVDFRISDQVVDPDLNVEAHVYVTELENEWLSGSSDEANNTEIQRLKDSGGWIEVLDAERKVIRYIGDKQDTFTQYSEAELYAGLENRNEQPYYYSISPLSTEGAAKYVLLKIPRDLVSVRINDNQLITNLKHPLSFYIMIGIGLVLLLIFVYSYWVARRIKKPLSILSLGLTQMIQGNYSTRMSISAEREFVQIGETFNYMADVIENTSAEKRYAEESKQRLIVDLSHDLKTPITSIQGYAQALVEGRGEDKDRQQRYLGYIYNKSVQVARMIQNMLELLKVDSPDFRMHIQQREIGEFVREIMADTYGEIEQNHFGLHVLVPDEEIYARYDPELLSRVIQNLITNALSYNPRGTELRVELIPLDNHVVIEVADTGVGIPQELWATIFDPFVRGDEARTGTGGTGLGLAIARRNTEKMGGRLTLSRRGRETTVFTIQIPK is encoded by the coding sequence TTGAAGCGCCCATGGAAAGCTAGAGAAAAGAGACTATTGCAAACGTCCCTGACACTGGACTTTTTGCTTTTTAACTTCTTTTTGTTGTTACTGGTAGCCATCGTGTACATTATCATTAATCTGGATGTGGTCGATTTCCGCATTTCGGATCAGGTCGTGGATCCTGATCTGAATGTGGAGGCACATGTGTATGTGACCGAACTGGAGAACGAGTGGCTGTCCGGAAGTTCCGATGAGGCCAATAATACCGAGATTCAGCGTCTCAAGGACAGCGGGGGATGGATTGAAGTGCTGGATGCGGAGCGGAAGGTCATTCGTTATATCGGGGACAAGCAGGATACGTTCACTCAATACAGTGAAGCCGAGCTATATGCAGGACTCGAAAACCGAAACGAACAGCCATACTACTACTCCATTAGTCCGCTTTCAACAGAGGGAGCTGCAAAGTACGTTTTGCTGAAGATTCCGCGTGACTTGGTCAGTGTGCGAATTAATGATAATCAGCTGATTACCAATTTGAAGCATCCGTTATCGTTTTACATTATGATCGGAATCGGATTGGTCTTGCTGCTGATATTTGTTTACAGCTATTGGGTCGCCCGGCGAATCAAAAAGCCGCTGAGTATTCTCTCTCTAGGTCTTACCCAGATGATCCAGGGGAATTATAGTACGCGCATGTCCATCTCGGCAGAGAGGGAATTTGTCCAGATTGGAGAAACCTTCAATTATATGGCGGACGTCATTGAGAATACTTCTGCGGAGAAACGTTATGCCGAAGAAAGCAAACAGCGATTAATTGTGGATCTGTCGCATGATCTCAAGACCCCGATCACGAGTATTCAAGGATACGCCCAGGCTTTGGTGGAAGGGCGAGGGGAAGATAAGGACAGGCAGCAGCGATACCTGGGATATATCTACAACAAGTCCGTTCAGGTCGCGCGCATGATTCAGAATATGCTGGAATTGCTCAAAGTGGATTCACCTGACTTCCGTATGCACATTCAGCAGCGGGAAATCGGCGAATTTGTTCGTGAGATTATGGCGGATACGTATGGTGAGATTGAGCAGAACCATTTTGGCCTGCATGTGCTCGTTCCTGATGAAGAGATCTATGCGAGGTATGATCCGGAGCTCTTGTCCAGAGTAATTCAGAACCTGATTACAAATGCCTTGTCCTACAACCCGCGGGGGACGGAGCTGCGTGTGGAGTTAATCCCACTGGACAACCATGTGGTTATTGAGGTTGCTGATACCGGTGTGGGTATCCCTCAAGAGTTGTGGGCAACGATCTTTGATCCATTTGTACGCGGGGATGAGGCTCGTACGGGAACCGGGGGTACGGGGCTTGGACTGGCAATTGCGCGGCGGAACACCGAGAAAATGGGTGGACGATTGACACTTTCCCGGCGTGGACGGGAGACGACGGTGTTCACTATACAGATTCCGAAATAA
- a CDS encoding response regulator transcription factor, with protein MRYTLLIADDEPEIVELLQLYLEKDYNIVTAVNGVEALECIHSTQIDLVILDIMMPVMDGLQLIKQIRTTHHMPVLFLSAKSQDHDKILGLGLGADDYISKPFNPLEIVARVEALLRRVNQFDAPDVPAAKELNLVLGELRLDRSQCILFRSGKPVTLTSTEYKIVELLLEQPGRVFTRKKIYEAVWGDYYAHEDSTIMVHISNIREKIERDSRQPEYLKTIRGLGYKIEAPMES; from the coding sequence ATGAGATACACACTATTAATTGCAGATGACGAACCCGAAATTGTGGAACTGCTTCAGTTGTACCTCGAGAAGGATTACAACATTGTGACAGCCGTTAATGGGGTAGAAGCGCTGGAGTGTATCCATTCAACTCAGATTGATCTGGTCATACTGGATATTATGATGCCTGTAATGGATGGACTCCAGTTGATCAAACAAATCAGGACCACACATCATATGCCTGTTCTGTTCCTGTCGGCCAAAAGCCAGGACCACGACAAAATCCTTGGACTCGGACTGGGTGCAGACGACTACATCTCCAAACCTTTTAATCCTTTGGAGATTGTCGCCAGAGTGGAAGCTTTGCTCAGAAGAGTCAATCAATTTGATGCACCTGACGTGCCTGCTGCCAAGGAGTTAAATCTTGTGCTGGGTGAACTCAGGCTTGATCGATCCCAATGTATCCTTTTTCGCTCGGGTAAACCTGTGACATTGACTTCTACAGAGTACAAAATCGTGGAGCTTCTGCTGGAGCAGCCAGGCCGTGTCTTTACCCGAAAAAAAATATACGAAGCCGTCTGGGGAGATTATTACGCTCACGAGGACAGCACGATAATGGTACATATCAGTAACATTCGGGAGAAGATCGAGCGCGACTCCAGGCAACCGGAATATTTAAAAACGATAAGGGGACTGGGATACAAAATTGAAGCGCCCATGGAAAGCTAG
- a CDS encoding AI-2E family transporter: MFKVNSFVRFSIALALILINIYLLSRVSFIFQPLVTMLTVITVPMMLSVFFYYLLRPLVNYMEKKKLNRTLSILLIYLVFGILFALFIIGLWPSLREQLINLVENAPNLINSLSLQLKELEQNGVITALFPEGSTPFSQITDYINKGFTFVTNYVSGFFSLISSFAIVLFTFPIILFYMLKQGEKFGRKLVHIAPKRFQKDSRDVVLEIDQALSGFIVGRVLVNLALGVLMYIGFLIIGLPYALLLTVIAVIMNFVPFIGAILSSVPIVIMGLVVSPSVAIWSLIIILVAQQIQDNLVAPYVFGKKLDIHPLTTIILVLGAGDLGGIIAILIIIPVYMIVKIILVRIYQLFFKDKWQNA; the protein is encoded by the coding sequence TTGTTCAAAGTAAATTCGTTTGTACGTTTCAGTATTGCACTGGCACTGATACTGATTAATATCTATCTGTTATCACGTGTCAGCTTTATTTTCCAACCGCTTGTTACCATGCTTACGGTGATTACCGTGCCGATGATGCTGTCCGTATTCTTTTATTATCTGCTGCGGCCGCTCGTCAATTACATGGAAAAAAAGAAGCTGAATCGCACACTCAGCATTTTGCTGATCTATCTGGTGTTTGGTATACTGTTCGCCCTGTTTATTATAGGACTATGGCCGTCACTACGCGAGCAGTTGATCAACCTGGTAGAAAACGCACCAAATCTGATCAATTCACTGAGTTTGCAGCTTAAAGAGCTGGAACAGAACGGTGTCATTACGGCTTTGTTCCCGGAAGGGTCGACCCCGTTTTCGCAGATTACGGATTACATTAACAAAGGCTTCACCTTTGTCACGAACTATGTGAGTGGATTCTTCTCACTCATCTCAAGCTTTGCGATTGTTCTGTTCACTTTCCCGATCATATTGTTCTACATGTTGAAGCAGGGTGAGAAATTTGGTCGTAAGCTGGTGCACATTGCACCAAAACGTTTCCAAAAAGACAGTCGTGACGTGGTACTTGAGATCGATCAGGCGTTAAGCGGCTTTATTGTTGGACGAGTTCTCGTGAATCTGGCTTTGGGCGTGCTGATGTATATCGGTTTCCTGATCATTGGTCTCCCGTATGCACTGCTGTTAACCGTGATTGCGGTCATTATGAACTTTGTTCCGTTTATCGGGGCGATCCTGTCTTCCGTTCCTATTGTCATTATGGGACTTGTGGTATCCCCTTCGGTTGCGATCTGGTCACTCATTATTATTCTGGTCGCACAGCAAATTCAGGATAATCTGGTTGCACCGTATGTATTCGGCAAAAAACTCGATATTCACCCGCTTACCACCATTATATTGGTGCTCGGTGCAGGGGACCTGGGCGGCATTATTGCCATTCTGATTATCATCCCTGTTTATATGATCGTTAAAATTATTTTGGTTCGAATCTATCAGCTATTCTTCAAGGACAAATGGCAAAATGCTTAA